A DNA window from Castanea sativa cultivar Marrone di Chiusa Pesio chromosome 7, ASM4071231v1 contains the following coding sequences:
- the LOC142644502 gene encoding monooxygenase 2-like has product MTVSLLRIRQKPLYSVTGAVLIGCDGVNSVVAKWLGFKAPTFIGQAAIRGCVNFKSNHGFEPKSFQFFGKGFRSGFLPYDDTSIYWFLTTSKDKEREDDLIKMMQFVLRKLGNENVPDEIKAIVENTELDSIILSPLRYRHPWELLWGNINKDNVCVAGDALKPMTPDIGQGGCAALEDGVVLARCLDGALIKEKSEETKGKGDREREEYKRIEMGLKNYAKERRWRRIDLISIPYFVGFIQQGNGQVTSFLRDNILPAFLARLLLNKADFDCGKLNIS; this is encoded by the exons ATGACTGTATCACTCTTGCGAATAAGACAGAAGCCTCTTTACTCGGTCACCGGTgcg GTGTTGATTGGGTGTGATGGAGTGAACTCAGTGGTGGCTAAGTGGCTAGGCTTCAAAGCACCGACTTTCATAGGGCAAGCTGCCATTAGAGGttgtgtaaatttcaaatcCAATCATGGGTTTGAGCCTAAGTCCTTTCAGTTTTTTGGGAAAGGATTTCGATCAGGGTTTCTTCCTTATGATGACACTAGCATCTATTGGTTCTTGACAACAAGCAAAG ataaagagagagaagatgacCTAATTAAAATGATGCAATTTGTGTTAAGAAAGTTAGGGAATGAAAATGTACCTGATGAAATAAAGGCCATTGTTGAAAATACTGAACTTGATTCCATTATATTATCCCCATTAAGGTATAGACATCCCTGGGAGCTTCTTTGGGGaaacatcaacaaagacaaTGTATGTGTAGCTGGTGATGCACTCAAACCCATGACCCCAGACATTGGCCAAGGTGGTTGTGCAGCCTTAGAAGATGGTGTTGTTTTGGCCAGGTGTCTTGATGGGgctttaataaaagaaaaaagtgaggaaaCAAAAGGGAAAGgtgatagagaaagagaggaatatAAGAGGATTGAGATGGGGTTGAAGAACTATGCCAAAGagaggagatggagaagaaTTGATCTCATAAGTATACCttattttgttggttttatACAGCAGGGTAATGGACAAGTGACATCCTTCTTAAGAGACAATATATTGCCTGCATTCCTAGCTAGGTTACTATTGAATAAAGCTGATTTTGATTGTGGGAAGCTCAACATCTCTTGA
- the LOC142644503 gene encoding uncharacterized protein LOC142644503 has translation MCRSFPTTLKGAGREWFTRLPTSSIDSFEQLSSAFLRHFVGGQRPKRPADHLLTIKQGEKETLRSYMKRFTQETLEVDDADDKVQLTTFKARLRSREFVVSLAKNPPRTMAEMLLKAQKYMNAEDALAAIIDEGRSKKEIQDQHYLQWPKPLHSSPNVRDKNKYCRFHKDHGHYTEDCRDLKGQIEELIQKGKLQKYVKKGEPSRFRDEGKGQREPSAKNGVSTSQLPQDVIGEIHTIAGGPPTRGSCKSLKKACQRQVNSVHMQPPFKQR, from the exons ATGTGTCGTTCTTTCCCTACCACGCTAAAGGGGGCTGGTAGGGAATGGTTCACGAGGCTACCCACCTCATCTATCGACAGCTTCGAACAGTTAAGTAGCGCCTTTCTGCGCCATTTTGTCGGAGGGCAACGTCCCAAGAGACCCGCGGATCACCtgctcactattaagcaaggtgAGAAGGAGACCTTGCGCTCGTACATGAAGCGCTTCACTCAAGAGACCTTAGAAGTGGACGATGCTGACGACAAAGTACAGCTGACGACATTTAAGGCCAGGCTTAGGTCTCGGGAATTCGTCGTCTCACTGGCAAAGAATCCGCCCCGgacgatggcagagatgctCCTGAAAGCGCAAAAATACATGAATGCCGAGGACGCACTGGCAGCCATTATTGACGAGGGCAGATCAAAAAAGGAA atccAGGATCAACACTACCTTCAGTGGCCAAAGCCTTTACATTCATCCCCTAACGTGCGGGACAAGAacaaatactgccgattccacaaggatcacggcCATTACACGGAGGACTGCCGAGACCTGAAAGGACAAATAGAAGAgttgatacagaaaggaaaatTGCAGAAGTATGTCAAGAAGGGAGAACCCAGCAGGTTCAGAGACGAAGGCAAGGGCCAGCGCGAGCCTTCGGCAAAGAATGGGGTCAGCACTTCTCAACTACCACAAGACGTGATTGGAGAAATACACACGATTGCAGGAGGGCCGCCAACGAGAGGGTCGtgcaagtccctcaagaaagcatgTCAGAGGCAAGTGAATAGCGTCCATATGCAGCCCCCATTCAAGCAGAGATGA
- the LOC142644504 gene encoding uncharacterized protein LOC142644504, which translates to MYLLAFQQLKLDPKRLRPFDSPLVSFSGDKVYPKGIVTLKVTIGTYPKQQTRQLDFLVVDCPSAYNVIIGRPTLNRWKVVTSTYCLKVKFPTEDGVGEVKGDQVLARECYQAVVATKESHTWTIEKEKEDKAEALEAVELVEGETAKMTRIGTVLSPEMRTKLIQFLKKNQDVFAWSHEDMPGISRQVIQQKLNVDPEKKPVQQRRRVFAPERSQAINDEVNKLLQADFIREVYYPEWVANVVLNAGATYQRLVNKMFGKQIGRNMEVYVDDMLVKSKKELAHLDDLEETFNTLRRYQMKLNPSKCVFGVVSGKFLGFMVSQRGIEANPEKVQAILDMTSPKSVKDVQKLIGRIAALNRFVSKATDKCLPFFKTLKQAFAWTDECEAAFQELKRYLSNPPLLSPSKEGESLYLYRVPSESPLGEAPIGEEDKKLRLSLLHKPSPLGGRSQVPQD; encoded by the exons ATGTACCTGCTGGCCTTCCAGCAGCTGAAACTTGATCCCAAGAGGCTGCGCCCCTTCGACTCTCCTCTCGTTAGCTTCAGTGGGGACAAAGTATACCCCAAGGGCATAGTAACATTAAAAGTCACGATAGGAACATACCCAAAGCAGCAAACACGTCAGCTGGACTTTCTGGTAGTAGACTGCCCGTCGGcgtacaatgtgatcattggtaGACCTACGCTCAACAGATGGAAGGTGGTCACGTCCACATATTGCTTaaaggtgaaattcccaactGAGGACGGTGTCGGCGAAGTTAAAGGAGATCAAGTCCTGGCcagggaatgctaccaggctGTAGTGGCCACAAAGGAGAGTCACACATGGACGatagaaaaggagaaagaagacAAAGCAGAGGCTTTGGAAGCCGTCGAGCTCGTAGAGGGGGAAACCGCGAAGATGACGAGGATAGGGACAGTACTAAGCCCCGAAATGAGAACGAAGCTCATTCAATTCCTCAAGAAAAACCAGGACGTCTTCGCGTGGAGTCATGAGGATATGCCCGGCATATCGCGACAAGTgattcaacaaaaattaaacgTAGATCCCGAAAAGAAACCCGTCCAGCAGAGGCGCCGcgtctttgcccccgaacgaagCCAGGCAATCAACGACGAAGTTAACAAGttgttgcaggcagacttcatcAGGGAAGTGTATTATCCCGAGTGGGTTGCCAACGTCGTGCTG AACGCGGGGGCAACGTACCAAAGGTTAGTAAACAAAATGTTCGGCAAGCAAATTGGCAGAAAcatggaggtatatgtggacgacatgctcgtcaagagcaaaaaAGAACTGGCACACCTAGACGACTTGGAAGAAACATTCAACACCCTCAGGAGATATCAGATGAAGTTGAATCCTAGCAAGTGTGTTTTCGGGGTAGTATCAgggaaattcttgggattcatggtgtcccaaagaggGATAGAGGCCAATCCGGAGAAGGTGCAAGCAATACTAGACATGACATCACCGAAGTCCGTCAAAGATGTCCAGAAGCTCATAGGGCGGATCGCTGCACTGAATAGGTTCGTCTCCaaagcaacggacaaatgcctcccctTTTTTAAGACGTTGAAGCAAGCTTTCGCCTGGACTGACGAATGTGAAGCCGCATTTCAAGAGCTCAAACGCTACCTAAGCAATCCACCCCTACTGAGTCCGTCAAAGGAAGGGGAAAGCCTCTACCTATACCGGGTGCCGTCAGAATCGCCGCTCGGCGAGGCCCCGATCggagaagaagacaagaaaCTTCGCCTTAGTTTATTACATAAGCCAAGCCCTCTAGGGGGCAGAAGCCAAGTACCCCAGGATTGA